A genomic region of Branchiostoma lanceolatum isolate klBraLanc5 chromosome 4, klBraLanc5.hap2, whole genome shotgun sequence contains the following coding sequences:
- the LOC136434154 gene encoding heat shock factor 2-binding protein-like gives MASGGGNPEKGEHTDLVTIKRADLQKLSAEVRQMKEFLPKVLNSELLQSYNMLDKLQQGRHRQPYYNDVPSCLNPELSEVRCRTDQLQRDSDHWKSRFQASQSEREREKEEMSSVKLELGQLKKSLSEQTGYSASVGAASCTLLWRVSRSPESVDAMLKGSMVSEFLQLVGQTVQMYVTDCREREPPKEDSQEVLFVLALAGTVTNIAASAYGRDFLMSSPAGRSVVDVLVSCLSEAPIGSCDQLRNLVLMALYNLSINQKGLQYLSTRQGIIGLLAWLVQEEVVSENRLHCVRLLQSLIEEPTTPALLQEATQTISVELLQQLVNDRNPELQAAAAELKEEVQSLRQAFPLDI, from the exons ATGGCGTCCGGTGGCGGGAATCCCGAAAAG GGAGAGCACACCGATCTTGTGACCATAAAACGGGCGGATCTTCAGAAACTTTCCGCGGAGGTCAGACAGATGAAGGAGTTTCTGCCCAAGGTCCTGAACTCTGAACTGCTGCAGTCGTACAACATGCTGGACAAGCTGCAACAAGGCAGGCACAGACA ACCGTACTATAACGATGTTCCTTCATGTCTCAATCCAGAGTTGTCAGAGGTGCGGTGTCGCACGGACCAGTTACAGCGGGATTCCGACCACTGGAAGTCGCGATTCCaggccagccaatcagagagggagagagaaaaggAG GAAATGTCCAGTGTGAAGCTTGAGTTAGGGCAGCTGAAGAAGAGTCTGTCTGAGCAGACAGGCTACAGCGCCAGTGTGGGTGCTGCCAGCTGTACCCTGCTGTGGAGAGTGTCCAGGAGTCCGGAGTCTGTAGACGCCATGCTGAAAGGG TCCATGGTGTCAGAGTTCTTACAGCTGGTGGGTCAGACAGTACAGATGTACGTGACTGACTGTAGGGAGAGGGAACCACCCAAGGAAGACTCACAGGAGGTTCTGTTTGTACTGGCACTCGCTGGAACAGTTACCA ACATCGCTGCATCAGCCTACGGCCGGGACTTCCTGATGTCCAGTCCAGCTGGACGCTCGGTGGTGGACGTCCTGGTCAGCTGCCTGTCGGAGGCTCCCATCGGGTCATGTGACCAGCTCAGGAA CCTGGTTCTCATGGCTCTGTACAACCTCAGTATTAACCAGAAGGGCTTGCAGTACCTCAGCACCAGGCAGGGGATCATTGGACTCCTGGCTTGGCTGGTACAAG AGGAAGTTGTGAGTGAGAACAGGCTGCACTGTGTGAGACTCCTGCAGTCCCTGATAGAGGAGCCCACCACACCGGCACTGCTACAGGAGGCCACACAGACT ATATCTGTGGAACTGCTGCAACAACTTGTAAATGACAGGAATCCTGAG CTCCAGGCTGCAGCAGCTGAGTTGAAGGAGGAGGTCCAGTCCCTGAGACAGGCGTTCCCATTGGACATCTGA
- the LOC136432467 gene encoding serine/threonine-protein phosphatase 2A 65 kDa regulatory subunit A alpha isoform-like isoform X1 encodes MAASDSDDSLYPIAVLIDELRNEDVQLRLNSIKKLSTIALALGVERTRSELIPFLTDTIYDEDEVLLALAEQLGNFTPLVGGEEHVHCLLPPLESLATVEETVVRDKAVESLRKIAADHSPADLEAHFVPLVKRLAQGDWFTSRTSACGLFSVPYQRVSTPVKAELRTNFRNLCGDDTPMVRRAAAGKMGEFAKVLELEYLKSDLIPLWNNLASDEQVQNDSVRLLAVEACVSIASILPKEDIESLVLPTLRNAADDKSWRVRYMMADKFTELQLAVGPEITKNDLVPAFQGLLKDCEAEVRAAAANKVKEFCDNLPQDIRETTIMTSILPCVKWSFCLQDLVIDPNQHVKSALASVIMGLSPILGKDNTIEHLLPLFLTMLKDECPEVRLNIISNLDSVNQVIGIHQLSQSLLPAIMELAEDTKWRVRLAIIEYMPLLAGQLGVEFFDEKLNGLCMTWLVDHVYAIREAATNNLKKLVEKFGAEWAQSTILPKVVAMAQDPNYLHRMTTLFCINVLSDVCGVEPCQNIFLPVVCKLAADAVPNVRFNVAKTLQKIGCHFDATTVNEKVKPCLTKLSSDVDYDVKYYANEAMAVLGEAA; translated from the exons TTGCGACTGAACAGCATCAAGAAGCTGTCCACCATAGCGCTGGCTTTGGGCGTGGAGAGAACACGGAGTGAACTGATCCCATTCCTTACAG ACACAATCTATGATGAAGATGAGGTGCTGCTGGCACTTGCTGAGCAGCTAGGTAACTTCACACCATTGGTTGGTGGAGAGGAGCATGTCCACTGTCTGCTG CCCCCGCTGGAGAGCCTGGCCACCGTTGAGGAGACAGTGGTACGAGACAAGGCCGTGGAGTCCCTCCGCAAGATCGCAGCGGACCACTCCCCCGCAGATCTGGAAGCACATTTTGTACCCCTGGTCAAACGACTGGCACAAG GTGACTGGTTCACATCGAGGACATCAGCATGTGGTCTCTTCAGTGTGCCATACCAACGGGTGAGCACACCTGTGAAAGCTGAACTAAGAAC AAATTTCCGTAACCTGTGTGGGGATGACACCCCCATGGTGCGTCGCGCAGCTGCCGGGAAGATGGGGGAGTTTGCCAAAGTCCTTGAGCTGGAGTATCTGAAGTCCGACCTCATCCCCCTCTGGAACAACCTGGCCAGTGACGAacaggtacaaaat GACTCCGTGCGTCTGCTTGCTGTGGAAGCCTGTGTCAGCATAGCCTCCATCCTGCCTAAGGAGGACATTGAAAGCTTGGTGCTGCCCACACTCAGAAATGCTGCCGATGACAAGTCCTGGAGAGTCAGATACATGATGGCTGACAAGTTCACAGAG CTCCAGCTAGCGGTGGGTCCTGAGATCACCAAGAATGACCTTGTGCCAGCGTTCCAGGGCCTCCTGAAGGACTGTGAGGCAGAGGTACGGGCCGCTGCCGCAAACAAAGTCAAAG AATTTTGTGATAATCTGCCTCAAGACATCAGGGAAACCACCATCATGACCAGCATCCTTCCCTGTGTCAAG TGGTCATTCTGCTTGCAGGATTTGGTGATAGATCCTAACCAGCATGTCAAGTCAGCCCTGGCCTCCGTCATTATGGGCCTGTCTCCCATCCTGGGCAAGGATAA TACTATAGAGCACCTGCTGCCACTGTTCCTGACTATGTTGAAAGATGAG TGTCCGGAGGTGCGGTTGAACATCATCTCCAACCTGGACAGTGTGAACCAGGTGATCGGGATCCACCAGCTGTCCCAGAGCCTCCTCCCGGCCATCATGGAGCTGGCGGAGGACACCAAGTGGCGCGTCAGACTGGCCATCATCGAGTACATGCCGCTGTTGGCAGGGCAGCTG GGCGTGGAGTTCTTTGACGAGAAGCTGAACGGGCTGTGCATGACGTGGCTGGTGGACCATGTGTACGCCATCAGGGAAGCTGCCACCAACAACCTGAAGAAACTGGTGGAGAAGTTTGGTGCAGAGTGGGCACAG TCAACCATCCTGCCCAAGGTGGTGGCTATGGCTCAGGATCCCAACTATCTACACAGGATGACAACACTCTTTTGTATCAAT GTTTTATCAGACGTGTGCGGTGTGGAGCCCTGCCAGAACATTTTCCTGCCTGTTGTCTGCAAGCTCGCAGCTGATGCTGTCCCTAACGTCCGCTTTAACGTCGCCAAAACCCTCCAAAAGATAGGATGTCACTTTGATGCAAC TACTGTAAACGAGAAGGTCAAGCCATGTCTGACCAAACTCTCATCAGATGTTGACTATGATGTCAAGTACTATGCCAATGAGGCCATGGCTG TCTTGGGTGAGGCCGCTTGA
- the LOC136432467 gene encoding serine/threonine-protein phosphatase 2A 65 kDa regulatory subunit A alpha isoform-like isoform X4: protein MAASDSDDSLYPIAVLIDELRNEDVQLRLNSIKKLSTIALALGVERTRSELIPFLTDTIYDEDEVLLALAEQLGNFTPLVGGEEHVHCLLPPLESLATVEETVVRDKAVESLRKIAADHSPADLEAHFVPLVKRLAQGDWFTSRTSACGLFSVPYQRVSTPVKAELRTNFRNLCGDDTPMVRRAAAGKMGEFAKVLELEYLKSDLIPLWNNLASDEQDSVRLLAVEACVSIASILPKEDIESLVLPTLRNAADDKSWRVRYMMADKFTELQLAVGPEITKNDLVPAFQGLLKDCEAEVRAAAANKVKEFCDNLPQDIRETTIMTSILPCVKDLVIDPNQHVKSALASVIMGLSPILGKDNTIEHLLPLFLTMLKDECPEVRLNIISNLDSVNQVIGIHQLSQSLLPAIMELAEDTKWRVRLAIIEYMPLLAGQLGVEFFDEKLNGLCMTWLVDHVYAIREAATNNLKKLVEKFGAEWAQSTILPKVVAMAQDPNYLHRMTTLFCINVLSDVCGVEPCQNIFLPVVCKLAADAVPNVRFNVAKTLQKIGCHFDATTVNEKVKPCLTKLSSDVDYDVKYYANEAMAVLGEAA, encoded by the exons TTGCGACTGAACAGCATCAAGAAGCTGTCCACCATAGCGCTGGCTTTGGGCGTGGAGAGAACACGGAGTGAACTGATCCCATTCCTTACAG ACACAATCTATGATGAAGATGAGGTGCTGCTGGCACTTGCTGAGCAGCTAGGTAACTTCACACCATTGGTTGGTGGAGAGGAGCATGTCCACTGTCTGCTG CCCCCGCTGGAGAGCCTGGCCACCGTTGAGGAGACAGTGGTACGAGACAAGGCCGTGGAGTCCCTCCGCAAGATCGCAGCGGACCACTCCCCCGCAGATCTGGAAGCACATTTTGTACCCCTGGTCAAACGACTGGCACAAG GTGACTGGTTCACATCGAGGACATCAGCATGTGGTCTCTTCAGTGTGCCATACCAACGGGTGAGCACACCTGTGAAAGCTGAACTAAGAAC AAATTTCCGTAACCTGTGTGGGGATGACACCCCCATGGTGCGTCGCGCAGCTGCCGGGAAGATGGGGGAGTTTGCCAAAGTCCTTGAGCTGGAGTATCTGAAGTCCGACCTCATCCCCCTCTGGAACAACCTGGCCAGTGACGAacag GACTCCGTGCGTCTGCTTGCTGTGGAAGCCTGTGTCAGCATAGCCTCCATCCTGCCTAAGGAGGACATTGAAAGCTTGGTGCTGCCCACACTCAGAAATGCTGCCGATGACAAGTCCTGGAGAGTCAGATACATGATGGCTGACAAGTTCACAGAG CTCCAGCTAGCGGTGGGTCCTGAGATCACCAAGAATGACCTTGTGCCAGCGTTCCAGGGCCTCCTGAAGGACTGTGAGGCAGAGGTACGGGCCGCTGCCGCAAACAAAGTCAAAG AATTTTGTGATAATCTGCCTCAAGACATCAGGGAAACCACCATCATGACCAGCATCCTTCCCTGTGTCAAG GATTTGGTGATAGATCCTAACCAGCATGTCAAGTCAGCCCTGGCCTCCGTCATTATGGGCCTGTCTCCCATCCTGGGCAAGGATAA TACTATAGAGCACCTGCTGCCACTGTTCCTGACTATGTTGAAAGATGAG TGTCCGGAGGTGCGGTTGAACATCATCTCCAACCTGGACAGTGTGAACCAGGTGATCGGGATCCACCAGCTGTCCCAGAGCCTCCTCCCGGCCATCATGGAGCTGGCGGAGGACACCAAGTGGCGCGTCAGACTGGCCATCATCGAGTACATGCCGCTGTTGGCAGGGCAGCTG GGCGTGGAGTTCTTTGACGAGAAGCTGAACGGGCTGTGCATGACGTGGCTGGTGGACCATGTGTACGCCATCAGGGAAGCTGCCACCAACAACCTGAAGAAACTGGTGGAGAAGTTTGGTGCAGAGTGGGCACAG TCAACCATCCTGCCCAAGGTGGTGGCTATGGCTCAGGATCCCAACTATCTACACAGGATGACAACACTCTTTTGTATCAAT GTTTTATCAGACGTGTGCGGTGTGGAGCCCTGCCAGAACATTTTCCTGCCTGTTGTCTGCAAGCTCGCAGCTGATGCTGTCCCTAACGTCCGCTTTAACGTCGCCAAAACCCTCCAAAAGATAGGATGTCACTTTGATGCAAC TACTGTAAACGAGAAGGTCAAGCCATGTCTGACCAAACTCTCATCAGATGTTGACTATGATGTCAAGTACTATGCCAATGAGGCCATGGCTG TCTTGGGTGAGGCCGCTTGA
- the LOC136432467 gene encoding serine/threonine-protein phosphatase 2A 65 kDa regulatory subunit A alpha isoform-like isoform X3 — MAASDSDDSLYPIAVLIDELRNEDVQLRLNSIKKLSTIALALGVERTRSELIPFLTDTIYDEDEVLLALAEQLGNFTPLVGGEEHVHCLLPPLESLATVEETVVRDKAVESLRKIAADHSPADLEAHFVPLVKRLAQGDWFTSRTSACGLFSVPYQRVSTPVKAELRTNFRNLCGDDTPMVRRAAAGKMGEFAKVLELEYLKSDLIPLWNNLASDEQVQNDSVRLLAVEACVSIASILPKEDIESLVLPTLRNAADDKSWRVRYMMADKFTELQLAVGPEITKNDLVPAFQGLLKDCEAEVRAAAANKVKEFCDNLPQDIRETTIMTSILPCVKDLVIDPNQHVKSALASVIMGLSPILGKDNTIEHLLPLFLTMLKDECPEVRLNIISNLDSVNQVIGIHQLSQSLLPAIMELAEDTKWRVRLAIIEYMPLLAGQLGVEFFDEKLNGLCMTWLVDHVYAIREAATNNLKKLVEKFGAEWAQSTILPKVVAMAQDPNYLHRMTTLFCINVLSDVCGVEPCQNIFLPVVCKLAADAVPNVRFNVAKTLQKIGCHFDATTVNEKVKPCLTKLSSDVDYDVKYYANEAMAVLGEAA, encoded by the exons TTGCGACTGAACAGCATCAAGAAGCTGTCCACCATAGCGCTGGCTTTGGGCGTGGAGAGAACACGGAGTGAACTGATCCCATTCCTTACAG ACACAATCTATGATGAAGATGAGGTGCTGCTGGCACTTGCTGAGCAGCTAGGTAACTTCACACCATTGGTTGGTGGAGAGGAGCATGTCCACTGTCTGCTG CCCCCGCTGGAGAGCCTGGCCACCGTTGAGGAGACAGTGGTACGAGACAAGGCCGTGGAGTCCCTCCGCAAGATCGCAGCGGACCACTCCCCCGCAGATCTGGAAGCACATTTTGTACCCCTGGTCAAACGACTGGCACAAG GTGACTGGTTCACATCGAGGACATCAGCATGTGGTCTCTTCAGTGTGCCATACCAACGGGTGAGCACACCTGTGAAAGCTGAACTAAGAAC AAATTTCCGTAACCTGTGTGGGGATGACACCCCCATGGTGCGTCGCGCAGCTGCCGGGAAGATGGGGGAGTTTGCCAAAGTCCTTGAGCTGGAGTATCTGAAGTCCGACCTCATCCCCCTCTGGAACAACCTGGCCAGTGACGAacaggtacaaaat GACTCCGTGCGTCTGCTTGCTGTGGAAGCCTGTGTCAGCATAGCCTCCATCCTGCCTAAGGAGGACATTGAAAGCTTGGTGCTGCCCACACTCAGAAATGCTGCCGATGACAAGTCCTGGAGAGTCAGATACATGATGGCTGACAAGTTCACAGAG CTCCAGCTAGCGGTGGGTCCTGAGATCACCAAGAATGACCTTGTGCCAGCGTTCCAGGGCCTCCTGAAGGACTGTGAGGCAGAGGTACGGGCCGCTGCCGCAAACAAAGTCAAAG AATTTTGTGATAATCTGCCTCAAGACATCAGGGAAACCACCATCATGACCAGCATCCTTCCCTGTGTCAAG GATTTGGTGATAGATCCTAACCAGCATGTCAAGTCAGCCCTGGCCTCCGTCATTATGGGCCTGTCTCCCATCCTGGGCAAGGATAA TACTATAGAGCACCTGCTGCCACTGTTCCTGACTATGTTGAAAGATGAG TGTCCGGAGGTGCGGTTGAACATCATCTCCAACCTGGACAGTGTGAACCAGGTGATCGGGATCCACCAGCTGTCCCAGAGCCTCCTCCCGGCCATCATGGAGCTGGCGGAGGACACCAAGTGGCGCGTCAGACTGGCCATCATCGAGTACATGCCGCTGTTGGCAGGGCAGCTG GGCGTGGAGTTCTTTGACGAGAAGCTGAACGGGCTGTGCATGACGTGGCTGGTGGACCATGTGTACGCCATCAGGGAAGCTGCCACCAACAACCTGAAGAAACTGGTGGAGAAGTTTGGTGCAGAGTGGGCACAG TCAACCATCCTGCCCAAGGTGGTGGCTATGGCTCAGGATCCCAACTATCTACACAGGATGACAACACTCTTTTGTATCAAT GTTTTATCAGACGTGTGCGGTGTGGAGCCCTGCCAGAACATTTTCCTGCCTGTTGTCTGCAAGCTCGCAGCTGATGCTGTCCCTAACGTCCGCTTTAACGTCGCCAAAACCCTCCAAAAGATAGGATGTCACTTTGATGCAAC TACTGTAAACGAGAAGGTCAAGCCATGTCTGACCAAACTCTCATCAGATGTTGACTATGATGTCAAGTACTATGCCAATGAGGCCATGGCTG TCTTGGGTGAGGCCGCTTGA
- the LOC136432467 gene encoding serine/threonine-protein phosphatase 2A 65 kDa regulatory subunit A alpha isoform-like isoform X2: MAASDSDDSLYPIAVLIDELRNEDVQLRLNSIKKLSTIALALGVERTRSELIPFLTDTIYDEDEVLLALAEQLGNFTPLVGGEEHVHCLLPPLESLATVEETVVRDKAVESLRKIAADHSPADLEAHFVPLVKRLAQGDWFTSRTSACGLFSVPYQRVSTPVKAELRTNFRNLCGDDTPMVRRAAAGKMGEFAKVLELEYLKSDLIPLWNNLASDEQDSVRLLAVEACVSIASILPKEDIESLVLPTLRNAADDKSWRVRYMMADKFTELQLAVGPEITKNDLVPAFQGLLKDCEAEVRAAAANKVKEFCDNLPQDIRETTIMTSILPCVKWSFCLQDLVIDPNQHVKSALASVIMGLSPILGKDNTIEHLLPLFLTMLKDECPEVRLNIISNLDSVNQVIGIHQLSQSLLPAIMELAEDTKWRVRLAIIEYMPLLAGQLGVEFFDEKLNGLCMTWLVDHVYAIREAATNNLKKLVEKFGAEWAQSTILPKVVAMAQDPNYLHRMTTLFCINVLSDVCGVEPCQNIFLPVVCKLAADAVPNVRFNVAKTLQKIGCHFDATTVNEKVKPCLTKLSSDVDYDVKYYANEAMAVLGEAA, from the exons TTGCGACTGAACAGCATCAAGAAGCTGTCCACCATAGCGCTGGCTTTGGGCGTGGAGAGAACACGGAGTGAACTGATCCCATTCCTTACAG ACACAATCTATGATGAAGATGAGGTGCTGCTGGCACTTGCTGAGCAGCTAGGTAACTTCACACCATTGGTTGGTGGAGAGGAGCATGTCCACTGTCTGCTG CCCCCGCTGGAGAGCCTGGCCACCGTTGAGGAGACAGTGGTACGAGACAAGGCCGTGGAGTCCCTCCGCAAGATCGCAGCGGACCACTCCCCCGCAGATCTGGAAGCACATTTTGTACCCCTGGTCAAACGACTGGCACAAG GTGACTGGTTCACATCGAGGACATCAGCATGTGGTCTCTTCAGTGTGCCATACCAACGGGTGAGCACACCTGTGAAAGCTGAACTAAGAAC AAATTTCCGTAACCTGTGTGGGGATGACACCCCCATGGTGCGTCGCGCAGCTGCCGGGAAGATGGGGGAGTTTGCCAAAGTCCTTGAGCTGGAGTATCTGAAGTCCGACCTCATCCCCCTCTGGAACAACCTGGCCAGTGACGAacag GACTCCGTGCGTCTGCTTGCTGTGGAAGCCTGTGTCAGCATAGCCTCCATCCTGCCTAAGGAGGACATTGAAAGCTTGGTGCTGCCCACACTCAGAAATGCTGCCGATGACAAGTCCTGGAGAGTCAGATACATGATGGCTGACAAGTTCACAGAG CTCCAGCTAGCGGTGGGTCCTGAGATCACCAAGAATGACCTTGTGCCAGCGTTCCAGGGCCTCCTGAAGGACTGTGAGGCAGAGGTACGGGCCGCTGCCGCAAACAAAGTCAAAG AATTTTGTGATAATCTGCCTCAAGACATCAGGGAAACCACCATCATGACCAGCATCCTTCCCTGTGTCAAG TGGTCATTCTGCTTGCAGGATTTGGTGATAGATCCTAACCAGCATGTCAAGTCAGCCCTGGCCTCCGTCATTATGGGCCTGTCTCCCATCCTGGGCAAGGATAA TACTATAGAGCACCTGCTGCCACTGTTCCTGACTATGTTGAAAGATGAG TGTCCGGAGGTGCGGTTGAACATCATCTCCAACCTGGACAGTGTGAACCAGGTGATCGGGATCCACCAGCTGTCCCAGAGCCTCCTCCCGGCCATCATGGAGCTGGCGGAGGACACCAAGTGGCGCGTCAGACTGGCCATCATCGAGTACATGCCGCTGTTGGCAGGGCAGCTG GGCGTGGAGTTCTTTGACGAGAAGCTGAACGGGCTGTGCATGACGTGGCTGGTGGACCATGTGTACGCCATCAGGGAAGCTGCCACCAACAACCTGAAGAAACTGGTGGAGAAGTTTGGTGCAGAGTGGGCACAG TCAACCATCCTGCCCAAGGTGGTGGCTATGGCTCAGGATCCCAACTATCTACACAGGATGACAACACTCTTTTGTATCAAT GTTTTATCAGACGTGTGCGGTGTGGAGCCCTGCCAGAACATTTTCCTGCCTGTTGTCTGCAAGCTCGCAGCTGATGCTGTCCCTAACGTCCGCTTTAACGTCGCCAAAACCCTCCAAAAGATAGGATGTCACTTTGATGCAAC TACTGTAAACGAGAAGGTCAAGCCATGTCTGACCAAACTCTCATCAGATGTTGACTATGATGTCAAGTACTATGCCAATGAGGCCATGGCTG TCTTGGGTGAGGCCGCTTGA